The Carcharodon carcharias isolate sCarCar2 chromosome 23, sCarCar2.pri, whole genome shotgun sequence genome has a window encoding:
- the LOC121268998 gene encoding uncharacterized protein LOC121268998 isoform X3: MGNGHSPKSICKNTKVGKLKQPFLKIEDSSRHFRPLYQQYISYPELNYKSRRGFSAFDPLKKSKNEHQEQEKSKIRDCRMTNSEGDVETITKPAAAQIEKKRQRFCECCHVTFYDLVEHLISKQHQDFASDPSHFTALDDIVAQLENEFVEYQSDGCTERSMKSTSSSGISLSKMYMESLQAVNDLVLEGKKLSFESLAASQQINFSVDNLERIDGNGQNSKVHHMKADKTKGELTQGRLELNGHRSCPLQQDHELASLSSLNQIAVYSKQLVVKSPNCSSLDFNTGIPTERAVSYTPNEQMDAGDALVQKVSYCAGEEISESCHRDEQRHMKSEEIPCSVEAIPESWEVDCDIVTTDNNCSFKKRKHSDDTSSPIKRSPRCRLDDLTGVCNCFSFSKNINCYFNEHIFQPHAELLYLSDLDKIFTSHTCVEQTMFPSACSKNISMGEHFDLSAKLNLHRPLTSKESLSDYQSSRAKNECENLGKSQRVVWACEEKPSKCYHLPNTTSTVSQEVKEEIWLNQPRETHDKEQKAIPLSSATFQADRELLPALQNTESLASQNNQVGLSDETALKAEAEIQIINEKIAHSNVAGNTIMHLFSSFETNTHKTLGSDTFSSTQTNFQVDESRCENSVNQTNLCHSSFKSNIFHTDTFSSESEWDIQLSSKLGNIQANAKDQSVDLELLRKTCVNVKDAKYETQLYSVLKDKAEVDRINKVEKDLASCQAKTNTPRYLTLVPYLDSCTN; this comes from the exons ATG GGAAATGGTCATTCACCTAAATCCATCTGCAAGAATACAAAAG TGGGAAAACTAAAACAACCTTTTCTTAAAATCGAAGATTCTAGTCG ACACTTTAGACCCCTCTACCAGCAATATATCAGCTATCCAGAACTGAACTACAAATCTCGAAGAGGATTTAGTGCATTTGATCCTCTGAAGAAATCTAAGAATGAACATCAGGAGCAAGAAAAGAGCAAAATTAG GGACTGTAGAATGACCAACAGTGAAGGAGATGTAGAAACCATCACAAAACCGGCAGcagcacaaatagaaaaaaaacgACAGCGATTCTGTGAATGTTGCCATGTGACGTTCTATGACCTTGTTGAG CATCTTATCTCTAAACAGCATCAAGACTTTGCCAGTGATCCTTCTCATTTCACAGCCCTTGATGATATTGTGGCACAATTAGAAAATGAATTTGTAGAGTACCAAAGCGATGGATGCACCGAACG ATCCATGAAGTCTACTTCAAGTTCTGGAATTTCACTATCCAAAATGTACATGGAATCGTTGCAGGCTGTTAATGACCTTGTCCTTGAAGGAAAAAAACTTTCATTTGAGTCTCTAGCTGCAAGCCAACAGATAAATTTCTCTGTGGATAATCTGGAAAGAATTGATGGGAATGGTCAGAATTCAAAGGTGCATCACATGAAAGCTGACAAAACAAAGGGTGAGCTCACCCAAGGAAGATTGGAACTTAATGGACACAGATCCTGTCCCCTGCAGCAGGATCATGAACTGGCATCTTTGAGCTCTTTGAATCAAATAGCTGTATATTCTAAACAGTTAGTGGTGAAATCCCCAAATTGTAGTTCATTAGATTTCAACACAGGAATACCAACAGAGAGAGCAGTCAGCTACACGCCCAATGAACAAATGGATGCTGGAGATGCTTTGGTGCAAAAAGTTTCATATTGTGCCGGCGAGGAAATCTCAGAAAGCTGCCATCGAGATGAACAGAGGCATATGAAATCTGAAGAAATTCCATGTTCTGTTGAGGCCATTCCTGAGTCGTGGGAGGTTGATTGTGATATAGTTACTACAGATAACAACTGTAGTTTCAAAAAACGCAAACACTCTGACGACACCAGTTCACCAATCAAGAGGAGCCCAAGATGCAGATTAGATGATTTGACTGGCGTATGCAATTGTTTCTCTTTCAGCAAAAATATCAATTGTTACTTCAATGAACATATTTTCCAACCACATGCTGAACTGCTTTATTTATCTGATCTGGATAAAATCTTTACTTCTCATACTTGTGTTGAGCAAACAATGTTTCCTTCTGCATGTTCTAAGAACATCTCCATGGGCGAGCATTTTGATTTGTCTGCCAAGCTTAACTTACACAGACCTTTGACTAGTAAAGAAAGCCTATCAGACTATCAAAGCAGCAGGGCCAAAAATGAATGTGAAAACTTGGGGAAGTCGCAAAGAGTTGTTTGGGCTTGTGAAGAGAAACCAAGCAAATGCTACCACTTACCAAACACTACCTCTACAGTTAGTCAGGAGGTAAAAGAAGAAATTTGGCTTAATCAACCCAGGGAAACTCATGACAAAGAGCAAAAGGCAATTCCTTTAAGCAGTGCAACATTTCAGGCTGACAGAGAATTGCTGCCAGCTCTTCAGAATACAGAAAGTTTAGCATCTCAAAACAACCAAGTTGGCCTTAGTGATGAAACTGCGCTTAAGGCTGAAGCTGAAATTCAAATAATAAATGAGAAAATTGCACACTCAAATGTAGCGGGAAATACTATAATGCATCTGTTTTCTTCCTttgaaaccaacacacacaaaactttAGGATCTGATACTTTCTCAAGTACACAAACTAATTTTCAAGTGGATGAAAGTAGATGTGAAAATTCTGTCAACCAAACTAACCTTTGTCATTCCTCCTTTAAAAGTAACATATTTCACACAGATACATTTTCATCAGAATCTGAATGGGATATTCAGTTGTCTTCAAAACTTGGCAATATACAAGCCAATGCCAAAGACCAATCTGTTGACTTGGAACTCTTGAGAAAGACTTGTGTTAATGTGAAAGATGCAAAGTATGAGACTCAATTATACTCTGTATTAAAGGACAAAGCTGAAGTAGACAGGATCAACAAAGTAGAGAAAGATCTAGCAAGCTGTCAAGCTAAAACAAATACACCACGGTATTTAACACTTGTACCCTATCTGGACAGTTGCACTAATTAA